The genomic segment GCACCAAGAAACACAGTACCTATTCAAGTATTACTGGGTATATTATGTTGTAACTTTTAGTTGAATAAGGGTGGCAATAATGCTGCCATGCTTATAGATTCTGTGAGAAGCTAAGGTTCTCCTGTGCTTGTTGTTCTTGAATATTTGAGAATATTAGTTCAATAAATGAAGGTCAGCTTTAAAGACATTTCTCAACAGCAAGTCTAAAAAAAGAACACCACAGAAGCAACTTGAGACCTATGAGAAAGCTTTTTCCACTACAGTAAGTTGTTTTGATGGAGTACAAAATCCATCTCTGCATAAATCACCCATTTGCAAGGCAGAGTCTGGATACATCAGCTGATAGCCTTActttaaatccagactaaatCAGACCTCTGAAACTCTTAACCTAATCCCTGCCCTCTGTACTATGTCATCATGGCAATTTGTTTCCAGGGTTACAGTATTTATTCACTCAAAGTGAAGCCAATGTGAACAACTGCCCTGAATTGTAGTAGGAAAAATGCATCCCTAGTGTAATTCCATTATCTGAGTGGTCTTGCGTCAGGGATGAATTTAGCCTATTAAATTTTGGCACAACACTATCAGTGAGGGCAATATCTGCTCAAGCCATATTATCTTCATTTGTAGAATGACACTGAAACCACTATGCTTGTAATCAACCATTTCTTTATGTGcatctttctttaaatatacaGGCAGCCAATGAAATAATGAGCTAAATCATAGCATAAGTTGTCCAAATACTCCAAAATTCAAGGACttctacagaaaataaagggaTCATCTTGGTCAGAGATATAATGAATTCTTTAGAGAGGAGGTGCAATCACGTACTGAATGTGAATCATTATCCACTGGATTTTTTGTAGCCAAGGAATTGATAATCAATCTGTACAGTTATAGTTGCATCAATCAATTATGTATCTGCAATGGCCCACATCAAACAAGCCAGCAGATGTCATGAAAGAACATTGCCAGTCCTATCTCTGCGACAGACTGATTTATTAAGCTGAGAAATTGCCCTGATGTAAACAAAAACTTTTCAGGCTAACCCAGACCAggaatacttcagaaaaatgaaagggtTGTGCAGAGCTTATGCAGATAAGCCCTTCTTCTGTagctctgcttttttaattacaaaggCTATCAACAGTTAATATAAAAGTGTTTGTAAAAGCCAGGAGAGGTgtctgagaaaacaaaacaaaagaaaacaccaaaaccagGCTGTTACAAAATCCCTCTTCAGGAAATTATAACAATTTTACAAAACCTGCATAGCCACAGACTCTAAAATGGGTCCAGGAAAGAGTGCTTCAAAAACTACTCCTGTGCCAATATGTAACACTTCCCATAGATGGAAGGAGTTTTACTTGGGAGAAAGGTTCTCTCTACTCAGCATTAGGTTCTCTCTACTCTAGCTACTTACAGGTGACAGAGTAAAGGTGCTGAAGTGCTGGATTCTTTTTGGAAAATGCAGGTACGTGATCCACCTCAATATAACTGAGCAAAACACTAATCTTCCCCTGACATAAAGCCATTGAAATCAAGTGTGCTTTACACGTGTGAAAGTGGAATAATCCTCTAAATACATATCTGATAAATAACCTTTCCTTCATTAGATGGAAATATTAAAGCAGTATGGAATTCAACATTGCTATAATGAATGATCAGTCATTTAGAAGTACAGCTTTAACATTTTGAATGAACAAGTCTGAAATAGGACTCATAAGAGCAAGGAAGATGAGAATATAATTATCACTGTTGGTAGAGTAAGAACATAGCATTAATAACACTGTTGCATAAAGTATGTACTCTCACCCAGATAGGAAACTCCTTCTTCTGGTGTGATTGTTCCATATTTAACCATCATCTTCACAAAATCAATCAGGGTTTTCATGATAGTTATCAAGGTCTCTTTCTCTTTCGCCTCAGTCTCTGTGTGAGGGGATAAAGCAAAATTAGTCAAAGACTTCAAGCAACTCGGAAAAACTCAGTTCTGCAAACTCTGCACAAACATCATGCATAAAAAACGACCTActcactaaaaagaaaatgctgtgctGGATTAGCAAAGAGAACTCATATATATGTTTCCCTTTAAACTGTTCCTGCAAAGTACGGCTGAACATACTTTAAAACTTCAGGGTTTGGTTCTTCTTTATAGCTTTTTGTCTTGAAGTTCTATGTTATGGAAGGCAAATGGCATTAATTCcattttacaataaaaacaCTAAACATACTGAGATGAAGTGACTTGACAAAGTTCAAATTGCTGGTCAGAGGGCAGATATAGGCAGATTTTTCTACAgtctctgtctttttctttcatttatctATGACCTACTTAGTAGACCAGTCTGGCTCTGTATGAGGAAGATAGCTCGGAGATCCTTTCTCCTACAAGATCCATGAGTTCAATGACAAAAATATAAAGTGTCTCAAATGAGATTGTTACTGTGCACAAGACCATGACTCAGGTACTGGCAAAACATAATATTACATGGTTGGGAGGATCATGACTCCAGAATAGGATACGAACAAtgatttttcattataaaaatcCATCTTTCTTGCCCATATGTATCTCTGACTATCTTCACGATCACTGCTTcttagctttctttttccactgtGTTTATCTGCTGAACAGTATTACTGCTATTTCTGCATTAGCAGCATGAAACTCCCCCATCACACAGTTACACAAGCTCTTCCTGCACCCCAGGTTGTCACTGAAGGACCCAACAGAGCCAGGGACATTGTCAGACAGGGACAGTCAGAAACATACTCCCAGCCTTGGCAGAGGGCCAGCCCCTTTGGAGAGCTGCTGAATAGTTTTTTTATTGCTGCCTGCAATTTAACACACATCTGTAGGATGCAATTGaatcccctctcccccagcttgATACAAGCTGGCAGGTGAACAGCATAAAGCAGGAGACAAGGCAGATATGCGCACCCAGTGGGCTGTGGTTCTGTTTGCCTGATAACCCGTTAAACCCAACATGCCTTTCTGCTTTGTGagtagaaaaaggagaagaactAGAATGCAAAACTACcataggaaaatgaaaagaacaggaagaagaataTGAAGTTTGTAGATCGGACTTTTGTAGAGCAAAATATGCTGTCAGGTTTTTCATTCTAGCTCTCCACACAGGTGTTTATGGGGACAGTTTGAAGCAAGATTAAGGCTCCTGCAGGACAAGGAATCTACAGAAGAAATCGTTGCTGACTGTgctggaaagaggagaaaatatgCTGGCTGCAGAGAGTGAGAGTGGGTGTGTGGTAGAGTGTGCTAACAAAGGGGCTGTGGCAAGGTGCCACAATCTTGCCTGCAATAACTGGAAGGCAATGATGTCTAGCACCGGAATAGGAAGAGACGTGCAGAGCTTTCATTGCAATAAACAGCAAACCTGTGGTTTGTGAAAAGGCTGGGAGGCTCAGACTCATTTACTGGTACCATCACTGTGAGGATTCTGCTGTGGCTTACTCGTATCTCTGTTGGCTTAGAAGACATGGATGTTACTGGAAGGATGTCTGGAGAAAACAATTTGCCAGTTTTTCATCATGCCCTTAGGGGAATGAAAAGAATTCAGGACTCCTGGATCATACAGCGCAAGATGGGAAGGGCTACCTAGGTCACACAGTTTGCAGTTCTGAGTGCTGTTCCTCCTGATGTTTTGTCGTACTCACTAATCAAATTAGCTTCTGCTATACATCTtgagaacatttttaaagcacatggTCTCTTGCAACTAGGGAAgctgtggggaagggaagggaaaggagtaggagaaaacagaaaagatcttaattttctattttttttcctaaatattccTGCAAACACATGATGAGCTCACCTGAGTTGAGACTTTTTAATAGTGCGTAAAAGTTTGGAAAATATTGGAGGTCTTCGAAATTATCTTCGGAAGGCAGctcatttcttctttccaagATATTAGATGATGACCATGTGTTATCCAGTGTATCATCAATTTCTCCATTAATGAAGCTATCCTGATCAGCTTTGCTTGGTGTCTCCacaaaagacataaaaaaaataatatctatAAGCACATTGCTTTTGGTGATAGAGTTAATAGAGCAATAAATAGCATCATAATCTTATGCCAACATTTTCCTCATTACGAGGTGAAGACTACTGTTTTCTCAAAGTTATTTCTATTTGATATCTGGCTTAAACCTCAGAGTAACTCACAATACATTTTTCTATCTGATGGAATTTCTTTAAGATCACCTTTAGTTTCCAGATTGAACTAATTATTCCCTAAAGCAAAGCAGTGTATTGGTCTACTTGTACCGTTCGGCAAGTGAGTCAAAATGATTAGCTAAGAAATTACCATtctttcctgttgcttttcttttgtatcaCTGTCTGCTCTGCTTGGAGGGTAATCAAAATCTTCAGACTCCTTCTCACGATCCTTCGCTTCATTTGCAATTAGCTGTTGTAAAACCTCTGCCACTTCATCTTCCAGGGTATAGGCCTGACTCTCTGTgatctgttaaaatatttgtgcGGAGTACTTATAGAATATTGTGGTTTTCCTAGATTAAACATCAATATGAAACCTGAGCTTTGTAAATAGGTTGCTTCAAATATATTTGCTTCAAAGCTAAGCACAGGCAAATTAGGTGTAATACCTTCACTGAtacgtgtgtgtatatgtgtacaCATATAGACATATATACATGtctatatttatataaatgtatatgtacacacatacaaacacacatcaaatatgtgtgtatacataaaAACCACCCACCCATACATATAGCCTccaacaggaaaacaaacccatATAGGGCTTAACACAGTGGTCCAGCTTGAAAGATGATGCTGCAAGTGTGGTATACccatatgcatatatgtgtgtttgtgtatatatttatgtgtgttCTGCAACATAACTATGTACAATTGAATAACTACAACGGAATACAGTAatacagaaagggaaaaagcaaatagCTTTGTACAGCATCATCacaatgttttctctttgcttcgCAACAGCTGTCACTTGAACGAGAACTCTGCCatgcagctgccccacagctccctTTGTAATCAGTGGGATTCAGCATGCAATAGCTAATTGCAAAATGTAGTGCAGAAAAggttagtattttaaaatataaggaTCCCATATTGCAATGGCTAAAACCATTGAGACATCCAGAGGTCAGAGACAAACCCAGTCTTGCTAAAAATCAGTAACAATGAGAAATGTACCCTCAACTAACCAGCATCATTCTACGTCTGCTGATGACAATAATTAGTAGGTGGATAGGAATGAGCTCAGACCTTTCCCCATAAACATCCAAAAGAAATTGATAATACAAAAGACCTCAGTGAGaatcagaagagaaattaaaggaaaaatgaggGCAAACGTGGGAGTAGTACAATCAGCGAATGTTTTCTCAACATCAGAAATATGCTGCAGTTTGGcctgttttgttgcaaagccaTCACAGGAACAACAGTGTTATTGCAGAACTAAACCAATGTGCCCAAATGAGTCAAGAAGCTTGCCGAGGGCCTGAATCCCATTCATTTTCACTCAAGTCAGCATTATTAGCTGGACACGGCGTTCATccaaattgttttttaaaagagcattaAACCAACCCACAAAACAGCTAAATGAAGTATTAACAAGATACTTACTAGCCCCAGATTCAGAAGTTTTGAAACAATCTTGTCAAACACTCCTCTATCATTTTCCTCATAAATTCTTGCAGCAATTTTTTGAACAATGTCTTCAGCAGTCAAAGGAGTGCCATCTAATTGATGGAGGCCATCTGGATCATCTAAAAGGATTACAGTTTAACTGTGTGCTGACTGTCCTAACTCATTTGGATCAGACATCTTGTAAAAAATATCTGCCCAAatcattttctcttcagaacAAAACTTTTTAGACACATTAGGAATATACTTTGATACACACTTTGGAATCCATTACATCAGTCCCAGTGAAAAGTTCTTTGTGTCCATTTTCCACatctgaaaaatgtctttctgactGGCTCTTTTGAAAGAGCAGAGATGAATGCCAGGAGCATACTCTCctgtttatagaaaaaaatgtaagaatgaGAGAATACTGCTCACATATCTGCTTATATGCATCTTCCTGGTATCTACTTTCATCGTATGGCCACTTAGACAAAAACAGGTCATGTCAAACAGCATACTACCTTCTGCTTAGATTTCAGcaaatgaagttttaattaTGTAATCATTACTTATGGCAAATAATATCATCATGACCAATGGGAAAGTGAATATGATGAGTAAGCTTTGGTCTGTGATCAGCGTACTttgatataattaaaaatatcctgAGCTAAATGCTGCTCACAACTCTCAGAGGACTCACTTAAACTACAAGTCAATTAACTGCTCCTGTAGTAAAGGCAAGTATTCTTTGGCCTTTGGTAACTTCTTTTAGCTTTGTGATGAGGACAATTATCTAACACTGCACATaacatttgaaacaaatatATGTGATTTAGCTCTCTATAAAAgtgcttcttcctttccaaccagaataaatatattttaatttaaaaatatgtcccATTTTCCTTCCATCAAATCTAAATTGCTAAAAAACATAATGCAGATTACACAGTTGGGTTTTCCTCCACAGAAGAAGACTGTAAAAATCAACAGCAATTCTTTTGCATTGTGTTTCAAAACCTAATTGTAATACAACAAGCTTCTACAACTGGAAATAATTGAAATTGTACTCCAGTAACAGACAGAGCTCATATTTAGCGTTGAGTATAACATTCATGACTGCAATCAATTTGCAAGAGAAGTCTAACCTAAAAGTCACTGAAAGATGATTACAGAATACCTTGGAATTTATAATCCAGTCCACTTTTAGTGGAGTCATAGTCATCCACAAGCCTGCGGTTCTTGGTGGAGTCTGCATCATCAATGGCCAGTTGCTGTTCATACAAAGAGCTTCTAATTGActccctctccttttcattcctctctctttctgctaCTGATTTTAGCAGGTTCAGGTCATCAACAAAGGAATAATTCTTGAACTCTGGcttattttctggaaaatatatCAATGCACACATGACATAAAATCTTACACCTCTTTGAATACCATTATGCATATTGCTATAAAACCAGGAAAGATGTTTTACCTGTGGAAGCTATTTTCCTATTCTTGTCTGCCTCAGCTTCAGCAATCTgatatacaaaaataaaacaaacagacaaacaaaacaacaagcAGGCAGAAGGAATAAATACACTAAAATGTGGGATCTTTTAATTTATCAATATCAGCAGAAGCCTTAGTTCCTGACCTTCACTCTTAGTAAGAAGTTTGTCTTATAAGTAGTACACGATTAAGTGCTTGGCACTTTTTGTGAGTCCCACCACATCCTCTGATCAGAATCAGACATTACGAGAAGCTGCAATAGACTTTCCATTTTAAGATAAATGCcagttacattttctttcttcaatcCAAGCGCCTGCTATATTCCCATAGGATGTCAATACAAAGGGGTTACACACCTGTGAGCTGTTGGAGCTAATGACCTGCTTTTGGAATGCTAGTtcttaaaaattattgaaaCTCTATTTTGTACCCAACCCCATCAATATTTACTTTACTGACAAATCTATTTTTAACTCATTTGTTAAGCCATTAGGATATTCATGGATCTGGTACCTGAAGGCTCAAAATATTATGAGAATACCAAAACTAAAAaacattgtaaatattttttatttcacttaccTGTTCCTCCAAGGGTCTTTCTACACTTAATTGTCTGTTGTGTATAGCTTTatctagaataaaaaaaccacacacataTATACTCAGTTATATGATGCACGCGACTACAAAGAAAcagcatattttttcttaatttatagTTTTCTGCCATTAAACATGGTGTCTTAAATATGATGCAACTGCTAgttcttgtaaaaaaaattcagtcttcCTAGAAGAATGAGAATACAATAAAAAAgtcaaacatttaaacaaagcaTAATTGtttggggcagagggagaggttCTGTAAAAGGTGTAATAGAAATACAAATACAGACTCAGTAACCCCTTTCTGATGAGAAAACTCAAGAACAAATTGGGGGAAAAATGCTCTAAGAGATTGACTAAAATAGCAATAATCGGATTGACACAACCAAGAGATTAAAAATCTCTTACATCCAGAATACCAGGGCAGATAGGGAGCGAGAGAGACTCGtgcagaaactgctgcagaATGGATGAAAACATTGCTTGGAAAAGACTAACAAAACTCAGAGCTTTTCCCTCTACCAGCACCCATCTCTTCACTTTAATATTAGATTGCAACTTCAGTGATCCAGCGTCTTGCACCAGGAATATTGTTTCTTTAGGGTCTAATTGCTCTTAGCCAAGTGGAAGGAAAGTTTTTACTTTGCTCTATCTATACCCTGCAAAACTTTCCCCATCTCGGAGAAAACGGAGACAATGTGTTAACGAAGGCGCCTACCTTTCCCCCCGGGTTTCGGGAAGCCGTGCACCCGGCTTGCCAGCAGCGACAGCACCTGCACCACGACCGCCAGCTGCAGAAacatcctgctgctgcccagcccccTCGGAGGGCGAGCCTGGCCCAGGGAcggggccgccgcccgcgggggctCCTGCCCGCGCTGCCCTGCGCCGCCCTTGCgcgccggcggccgcggcgggcgcTCAGCGCCGCGGAGCCGCTGCCCGGCGGGCGCTGTCCAGCGCCGCGGTGCTGAAGCCGCAGAGCAAGAGCCGGCCGCGGCGCTCGGGAAAGCCGCTGCCGCGCGGGCTCGGCCCCTCGTCCCCGCGCCCGCGGAAATGGTCGAGAccgtccccgccgccggccccgggcagGGGGGAGGAGACGGGGGAGGGCCGCGGCCGGCGGAGCATgcgcgccccgctccgctcccgcgGCGCCGGCAGccgcagccccttccctcctgctcccgGGGGAGAGGGACCGCTGCTTCGGCGGCGCTGCCGCTCCGCCGCCTCGGAGGGAGGGGCCGAGGGGGGCTTGTGCCGGCCGCCCGGGAGGCACGAGTGAGGGTCGGCGTGGGGCGGCCTTCGCCCCTCGCACGGGGTTGAACACCGCAGCTTAACTGCAAGGCGAGCTCTGGGGACAGGCGACGGGAAGATCCGACCGGCTCGGCGCCGCCGACGACAGCGCATCCACGGGGAGGGCTTTGGTTTGAAGGCAGCTCGGAGGGCTGGGTTGCCCACGCTTTTTGAGCTGTAAAAGTGAAATTCGGCCCTGTAGAGGAGGCCTATGAATCATTTACATCCTTTTAAGCCCTTTCCACGGGGCTGAATTACACAGTAAAGGCACAGTCATCAATGGTTCTTTTTACTACAAAGAGAGGACATCAGAAGTTTAATCATAGCACATCTTGCTCTTTAAAATTTAGAATGTAAAAAAACAGTAGCACAAATGACAATAAGCATGTAAGTTAATTCTGaacattttcataaattaaaatttagcCCGTGCAGGCACAGAACAGCAACAAATCCCTAGGGATCCGGGGAAGACATTTTCACCGTTTTATGGCAGAACAAAGGATCGCAGCAGTAGCTCTTTTCCGAAGTATAGGAACTGCTTCCAAAATGGGAGACAAATCACAATggtttttcttcagagaagacCTCACCATTTTGTAGTCATAAATGCATGCACGCATGCAGGGGGCAGCTGAAAACACTTTAACACTAGAAATCTCAATACTTCCtaactgctaaaaaaaaaggctaaaaactCTCTCTGAAGAGGTGAAGAGGATCAgtgcttttagaaatgaaaaccaGGAACACAGTGGAACTGTTCAAACCCTTATCAATGTATTATAGTATTATATTATAGTATAAACTGGGAAGAACACACAAAAGTAGGAGAACAATAATGAATTGGACCACAAGcactaaaaaaaattgcaatttctttttttttccctgttagcAACCACTGTATTTAATACTCAAGCCTTTGCATATAATTTAGATGAAATAGTGATAAAATCTGGTGCTCTAGTTTACATCAGACTCACTTCTATAAATTAATCTGCCTGTAATCCACAGATCCAGagcaatgaaaataactttcagaAATGCACTGATAACCCCAGAATCCTTACCTGTAGTTGGGCTCTTATTCTTGGAGCTGTACCAGAGTTAGGAATTACTGGATATTTTGGATAAAAACCTTTCAAGCATAGTTGTATGTAAGAACAAAACAGTCTTATTTACACATTGCCTGGTAACCTACAAGGAAAATTATTATACTAAACAGGACCTTCCCTCACTTTAGAAGCACAGAAGACAAGCAGCTTCCACAAGAAAGTGTAGAGTAACCTTTTCCCCTGCCATCTTtagcatatatatacacaccagCGGGAATCTCAAAACTACAGAATATTACtgatacagaaaaatgaaaagatcaATTCTTACTTCAGTGTGGCTTGATATTCTATCCCAGTTTTGTATTACTTCAACAGTTCATTGCCTACCTAATGTTCTCaatgttcaaaaaatgtgtactTTCTCTCCATTTACCCTTCCTGATATTTACTTCTATACCACCTGAACATTTCCTGCAATGCATTGTAAACATGCATCCATTTATAGGGCCCTACACATTTAGCCATTCAGACAAAAGTCACCATACAATACGAAAGcagtaaatgtattttaaacatgcTGAAATCAAGGTAGCTGTAAAGCAGTGAGATCAGAAAAGGAACTCCAATTGGTGATGACAGTGCAAAGAAGTCGCTGGTCAAAAATACACCTGTTTATGTGCTGTGTCTACATATGGCTTTTTGTGTATGATGACATGTCTAATTGTGttcaaatgtgtttattttacatGATATGCTTCTGTTTATGTGACAAATGTTTCTATTTATGTGAAATCTTTTCTACACTATTTCCCAATTCCATACGGTTTGTTGTCTCCTTAGCGCTAAATTGCCTCCTGCTTTGCCAAGCTTCTCTAACAAGAAATGATGCAGAAGGACACAGTAGGGGCTGGGACTGAtaggggggagagaaaagaagtcAAAACCTGCCATCATCAAAAGAGAGTATGACTGCAGTAGCTACCCTAATTCCTAAAAttgcaagcaaaaaaatatGCCAGGAAAACGAAGCCTAAAACTTCAGACACAAACCATTTCACCGTTCATGAAGACTTCACACAGAGGCAATGCACTCAGACACATGCTGTAACTGGCAAGCACAGAGCACATCTGCAATGCCATGCTCTGTTTTTGCACAGTTAGCCCAGTACTCCTTGCTAGTGCACTGGTAAGCTTGTATGACACGTGACAGATAATACATAATCTCTGCTAGTTACGACAAAATATGTTTAATCATCATAGGAAAATAACTGGGTAAAAGTGctgcctttgtttctctctacatctgttttcatttggcATCATTTACATCATCTACTACTACACACTCCTCTTTCCAGCGCAGAGACAATACTGTGAAGAGCATAAGCTCTTCTATTTTCGATTCTATTTTGGCTCATCCACGATCAACCCATTTTCTATTCTAGAACTCTTTTATTTCCAGGGACAACTCATGGGCCAGAAAGAGTACCACTTGCCTATCAGATGCCAAGGAGAACTTTCAGGAACGGCAATTGGAATGCTTTTTTGTCGTGGTGAGTGCAGTTGATATGGAGCCTAGAGAAATAACTGAAATGCAGCCTTTCAGTGCTATTTTTACAGTTGTTTTATAACCACACTTCAAGGTTTTTCATCTAGCTGATGAAAACAGAA from the Gavia stellata isolate bGavSte3 chromosome 13, bGavSte3.hap2, whole genome shotgun sequence genome contains:
- the SCG3 gene encoding secretogranin-3, translated to MFLQLAVVVQVLSLLASRVHGFPKPGGKDKAIHNRQLSVERPLEEQIAEAEADKNRKIASTENKPEFKNYSFVDDLNLLKSVAERERNEKERESIRSSLYEQQLAIDDADSTKNRRLVDDYDSTKSGLDYKFQDDPDGLHQLDGTPLTAEDIVQKIAARIYEENDRGVFDKIVSKLLNLGLITESQAYTLEDEVAEVLQQLIANEAKDREKESEDFDYPPSRADSDTKEKQQERMTPSKADQDSFINGEIDDTLDNTWSSSNILERRNELPSEDNFEDLQYFPNFYALLKSLNSETEAKEKETLITIMKTLIDFVKMMVKYGTITPEEGVSYLENLDTMIAEQTKKKLENPSTKTRTKLPADKSSEEADSTKEEAAKMEKEYEISKDSTKNEEQNAAGNSEEPRGKAEAYLEAIRKNIEWLKNHNKQGNKEEYDLSKLRDFIDQQADAYVDKGILDKEEADVIKRIYGSL